Sequence from the Malaciobacter pacificus genome:
TTAAAGTTGAGCTATTTTTTAAACAGTTACCAACACTATTTACTAGAATGAAAGAGAATGCAAATAGATTGCTTTATGACAGTAAAAAAAATATATCAAAATTAGAAAGTAGTATAAATAAAGAGAAAAAATATTATGAAAACCTTGAGTATATTTTTACTTATTTTATTGTATTTTTAATTATTATACTTGGATATTTATTAATTAAACAAATAACAAAAAAGAATAAAGAACTAGAAGCTATAACTTTAAAAGCTAAACAATCAGAACAAGAAGCATTAAAAGCTAATGAAACAAAATCTCAATTTTTAGCAAATATGTCTCACGAAATTAGAACTCCTTTAAATGCAATTATTGGTTTTTCTGATATTTTAGCCAATACTGAAAATGTAAATAAACAAAAAGATAAAGCTTTAGTAATCTCTAGAAGTGCAAAAGCCTTATTAAATATTATTAATGACATTTTAGATATTTCAAAAATTGAAAGTGGTAAGTTTGAAATCTCAGAAAGTAGTTTTAATTTAAAATTACTTTTAGAACAGGTTGTACAATTATATGCTGTTAATACAAAACAAAAAGATATTAGATTTTTATATAGACTAGAAGATTCTATTCCTGAGTATGTGATAAGTGATGATACAAAATTAAAACAAGTACTATCTAACATTTTAAGTAATGCAATAAAATTCACTCCAGAAAATAAAAAAGTTACTTTTGATGTAAGTTTAATAAATAAAACAAAAAACACTGCAAAAATTAGATTCTCTATTAAAGATGAAGGTATAGGTATTTCAAAGGAAGAACAAAAAAAGATTTTTGAGCCATTTTCACAAGCTGATGGAAGTATATCTCGTAAGTTTGGTGGAACGGGTTTAGGTTTAGCAATTAGTCTAAAAATTGTTCAGCTATTTGGATCTGAAATTAAATTAAATAGTGAAATAGATAAGGGAAGTGTTTTCTATTTTGATATTGACTTTGAAGTTGAGAATAAACTTGAAAATATACTTGAAGAGAGTAAATATAATTTTGCAATATGTAATATAATTGAAGATCCAGAAAATATACGGGAGCATCTAAAAAATATTGTTAAAAATTTTGGAAATATTCATGTTGGAGATGATATTGACAAGCAAGAACATTTAGACTTGATTTTCTGTTTTGGTGATCCACAATTTTATGAAAAGTTAAAAGGGCGAAAAGAAAAATTTAAATGTCCTGTTGTTTATGTTGGTCAGATGAAAAAAATGGAAAATAATATTATGAAGCCTTTAATGGATTATTATCTTGATGTACCTATTTATGGCTCAAAAATATTTAATATTATTGCAGAAGTCAAATCAATTGAAAAAACAAATAAGAACTTACAATCTTCTGATGTTAAATATATAGGAAAAATCTTAGTTGCTGATGATAATACAAATAATCAACTATTAATGGATTTAATATTAAAAGATTTTGGACTAGATGTTACAATTGTTGATAATGGTGAGTTAGCATTTATGGAGTATCAAAAAAATAATTATGATATTGTATTTATGGATATTAATATGCCAATTATGGATGGGCTTACTTCATTAAAATTAATTAGAAACTATGAACAAATATCTAATAATCATACTCCAATTATTGCTTTAACTGCAAATGCAATTGAAGGTGATAGAGAAAAATATATAAAAGAGGGAATGGATGGTTATTTAAGTAAACCAATAGATAATCAAGAGTTAGTAAAAATACTTGATAAGTATTTAGAAATTGAAAATAATTGTGTTGAAAATTTAAGTATAGAAAATATATCTTCAAAGTTAGGTGTAAGTGATAAAATTGCAAATATGTTAGTTGAAAAGTTTAAATTATCAATAAAAGAAGATATGAAAGAATTAAATGATTTTGTAGAAGCTAATGATATTGAAGAAATATCTAAAAAAGCACACTATATTAAAAACTCATGTTTGAATATTGGTTTAGATAAAAGCTGTGAAATTCTTGATGAGTTAGAAAAAGCAGACTCTTTATCAAAAGATGAAATACATAACAATTTTGAGCTGTTAAAAAAAGAGATTAAAAAGTATGAAATATAACATTAAGTAAATATTTTTAATTTATCTCTTTTTTTGTCTTTATTACCTATAATATGTATTCAAAAATACCTTCCATATTGGTTGGA
This genomic interval carries:
- a CDS encoding hybrid sensor histidine kinase/response regulator, with the protein product MIRNNSILHGLIALLLAFVLGYMGIIFIHLVFKDIVEKLDTNVKNEYARYKIGEYILKEISSIETHYYKMGILTNIKSIKPMQEEIKKEIEDVKKAINVLNYGGEVNSYIKLNILDIDETTDVIKFTPSLNQKFTFEAIDLLPKLKELENKSSKMEDIMKIKINSNNATNDELFKVELFFKQLPTLFTRMKENANRLLYDSKKNISKLESSINKEKKYYENLEYIFTYFIVFLIIILGYLLIKQITKKNKELEAITLKAKQSEQEALKANETKSQFLANMSHEIRTPLNAIIGFSDILANTENVNKQKDKALVISRSAKALLNIINDILDISKIESGKFEISESSFNLKLLLEQVVQLYAVNTKQKDIRFLYRLEDSIPEYVISDDTKLKQVLSNILSNAIKFTPENKKVTFDVSLINKTKNTAKIRFSIKDEGIGISKEEQKKIFEPFSQADGSISRKFGGTGLGLAISLKIVQLFGSEIKLNSEIDKGSVFYFDIDFEVENKLENILEESKYNFAICNIIEDPENIREHLKNIVKNFGNIHVGDDIDKQEHLDLIFCFGDPQFYEKLKGRKEKFKCPVVYVGQMKKMENNIMKPLMDYYLDVPIYGSKIFNIIAEVKSIEKTNKNLQSSDVKYIGKILVADDNTNNQLLMDLILKDFGLDVTIVDNGELAFMEYQKNNYDIVFMDINMPIMDGLTSLKLIRNYEQISNNHTPIIALTANAIEGDREKYIKEGMDGYLSKPIDNQELVKILDKYLEIENNCVENLSIENISSKLGVSDKIANMLVEKFKLSIKEDMKELNDFVEANDIEEISKKAHYIKNSCLNIGLDKSCEILDELEKADSLSKDEIHNNFELLKKEIKKYEI